CCGCATTGGGCCGCAAGGCGGCGCTGGCCGCGCCGGTGGCCGTGGCGCGTTGAGCGGCGCCGCACAACAGGAGCATCCCATGAGCACCCCCAGCACCGTGTCCACCTCCGCCTTGCGCATCCACGGCGAGCGCCTCTGGCAATCGCTGATGGACCTGGCCTGCATCGGCGCCACGCCCAAGGGCGGCGTCTGCCGCCTGGCCCTGTCCGAGCTGGACGGCCAGGGCCGCGACCTCGTCGTGGGCTGGGCCCGCGAGGCGGGCCTGTCTGTCACCATCGACCAGATCGGCAACGTCTTCATGCGCCGCCCCGGGCGCAACAACAGCCTGCCGCCCATCATGACCGGCAGCCACATCGACACCCAGCCCACCGGCGGCAAGTTCGACGGCAACTACGGCGTGCTGGCCGGGCTGGAGGTGATGCGCACCCTCAACGACCACGGCATCCAGACCGAGGCACCGCTGGAGCTGGCCTTCTGGACCAACGAGGAGGGTTCGCGCTTCGTGCCGGTGATGATGGGCTCGGGCGTGTTCCGCGGCGCCTTCACGCTCGAACATGCCTATGCCGCCACCGACGTCGAGGGCAAGACGGTGAAGGACGAGCTGCAGAAGATCGGCTACCTGGGCGACGAGGTGCCGGGCCAGCACCCCATCGGCGCCTATTTCGAGACCCACATCGAGCAGGGCCCGGTGCTGGAGGACCATGGCAAGACCATCGGCATCGTCACCGGGGTGCTGGGCATCCGCTGGTACGACTGCACCGTGACCGGCATGGAGGCCCATGCCGGCCCCACGCCCATGCACCTGCGCCGCGACGCGCTGCAGGTGGCCACCCGGCTGATGCAGGAGGTGGTGGCCTGCGCCGGCCGGCACGGCCCCGAGGGCCGCGGCACCGTGGGCATGGTGCAGGTCTTCCCGAACAGCCGCAACGTGATCCCCGGCCAGGTGAAGTTCAGCGTGGACCTGCGCAACGCCAGCGACGCCGCCTGCGACGCGATGGACGCGGACATCCGCGCCGTGGCCGAGCGGCTGGCCCGCGAGACCGGGCTGACGATCCGGCTGGACCTGGTGTCGGCCTACCCCGCCCAGCCCTTCCACCCCGACTGCGTGGAAGCGGTGGCCCACGGCGCCCAGACGCTGGGCTACAGCGCCATGCGCTGCGTCTCCGGCGCCGGCCATGACGCCGTCTACATGGCCCAGCTGGCACCGGCCGGCATGATCTTCATCCCCTGCAAGGACGGCATCAGCCACAACGAGATCGAGGACGCCGACCCCGCCCACATCGCCGCCGGCTGCAACGTGCTGCTGCACGCCATGCTGGAGCGGGCGGGCGTGGTGGCTTGATGGCGGGGTGGGGCGCCGCGTCGCGGCTCACCAGCCGAGTTCGGCCTCGATGAGGGCCACGATCTGGTCGGCCTGCGCAGCGTCGAGGTGAAAGTCGTGGTCGGCTTCGACCACCCGCAGGCGGACCTGCGGGCTCAAGGGGTAGCGCAGAGCCACCTCGGCACCGCCATAGACATCGTGCCGGCCCTGGACGATCAGCATGGGCGTGCGCAGCGTGGCC
This sequence is a window from Ideonella dechloratans. Protein-coding genes within it:
- a CDS encoding Zn-dependent hydrolase, which encodes MSTPSTVSTSALRIHGERLWQSLMDLACIGATPKGGVCRLALSELDGQGRDLVVGWAREAGLSVTIDQIGNVFMRRPGRNNSLPPIMTGSHIDTQPTGGKFDGNYGVLAGLEVMRTLNDHGIQTEAPLELAFWTNEEGSRFVPVMMGSGVFRGAFTLEHAYAATDVEGKTVKDELQKIGYLGDEVPGQHPIGAYFETHIEQGPVLEDHGKTIGIVTGVLGIRWYDCTVTGMEAHAGPTPMHLRRDALQVATRLMQEVVACAGRHGPEGRGTVGMVQVFPNSRNVIPGQVKFSVDLRNASDAACDAMDADIRAVAERLARETGLTIRLDLVSAYPAQPFHPDCVEAVAHGAQTLGYSAMRCVSGAGHDAVYMAQLAPAGMIFIPCKDGISHNEIEDADPAHIAAGCNVLLHAMLERAGVVA